Proteins encoded within one genomic window of Microbacterium sp. LKL04:
- a CDS encoding Sec-independent protein translocase TatB: MSFGLDLEKILLIGLIAALLLGPERLPGYAASLARLTRRVREWLDGARTRVKEEMGDDFDEIEWRKLDPRQYDPRRIIREALIDDAPVKPVSASPAAAVAVAEPLAGVEETDDASETPSTVPFDSEAT; encoded by the coding sequence ATGTCATTCGGGCTCGATCTGGAGAAGATCCTCCTCATTGGGTTGATCGCCGCCCTCCTGCTCGGGCCCGAGCGTCTGCCTGGCTACGCCGCGTCGCTGGCGCGCCTCACGCGACGGGTCCGCGAATGGCTCGACGGTGCACGGACGCGCGTCAAAGAGGAGATGGGTGACGACTTCGACGAGATCGAATGGCGCAAGCTCGATCCTCGTCAGTACGACCCGCGGCGGATCATCCGCGAGGCCCTCATCGACGATGCCCCGGTGAAGCCGGTGTCGGCCTCGCCCGCCGCTGCCGTCGCGGTCGCCGAGCCGCTCGCCGGCGTCGAGGAGACGGATGACGCGTCGGAGACGCCGTCGACGGTGCCGTTCGACTCCGAGGCGACCTGA
- a CDS encoding magnesium transporter MgtE N-terminal domain-containing protein: MSTQRVFVARLTGCAVFDPSGDRLGRVRDVVVIYRKDDPPRVVGLVVEIPGRRNVFLSIGRVTSIASGQVITTGLINVRRFEQRGGEVRVMTELIGRNVHLSDGSGRAVIEDVAIERDRLGEWHVGQLFLRRPKTSASPFAKGPTTFAQWDDVREEQVAGQTQSAELLVASYSELKPADLANTLLDLPEERLLEVAEELPDDRLADALEEMPEDDQVHILEALGDERAADVLDAMEPDDAADVLGQLSDARAGQLLDLMEPEEAEDVRALLVHGPDTAGGLMTSEPIVLSADATVAEALALIRRHELHPALAAAVFVTLPPYETPTGRLLGVVHFQRMLRYPPHERLGAIIDDTVEPVTTAASAAEVARLLASYNLVSLPVVDQARHLVGTVTVDDVIDYLLPDDWRSQDAPRDVPEAQR; the protein is encoded by the coding sequence GTGAGTACGCAGCGGGTCTTCGTCGCGCGCCTGACCGGGTGCGCCGTCTTCGACCCGTCGGGAGACCGCCTCGGGCGGGTCCGCGACGTGGTCGTCATCTACCGCAAGGACGACCCTCCGCGAGTGGTCGGCCTGGTGGTCGAGATCCCCGGCAGACGCAACGTCTTCCTCTCCATCGGAAGGGTCACCTCGATCGCGAGCGGCCAGGTCATCACCACGGGACTCATCAACGTGCGCCGCTTCGAGCAGCGCGGCGGCGAGGTCCGGGTCATGACCGAGCTCATCGGCCGGAACGTGCACCTGAGCGACGGATCGGGTCGGGCCGTCATCGAGGACGTCGCCATCGAACGCGACCGTCTCGGCGAATGGCACGTCGGTCAGCTGTTCCTGCGTCGCCCTAAGACGAGCGCGTCGCCGTTCGCCAAGGGCCCTACGACCTTCGCGCAGTGGGACGACGTCCGCGAGGAGCAGGTCGCCGGCCAGACGCAATCCGCCGAGCTCCTGGTCGCCTCGTACTCTGAACTGAAGCCCGCAGACCTCGCCAACACGCTCCTCGACCTGCCCGAGGAGCGGCTGCTCGAGGTGGCGGAGGAGCTTCCCGACGACCGCCTCGCGGACGCGCTCGAGGAGATGCCCGAGGACGACCAGGTGCACATCCTCGAAGCCCTGGGCGACGAGCGCGCCGCCGACGTCCTCGACGCGATGGAGCCGGACGACGCCGCCGACGTGCTCGGTCAGCTGTCCGACGCGCGCGCCGGGCAGCTGCTCGATCTCATGGAACCAGAAGAGGCCGAGGACGTCCGCGCCCTCCTCGTCCACGGCCCCGACACGGCCGGCGGTCTCATGACGAGCGAGCCGATCGTGCTATCCGCCGATGCGACGGTCGCCGAGGCGCTCGCCCTGATCCGTCGCCACGAGCTGCATCCGGCCCTCGCGGCGGCCGTGTTCGTGACGCTCCCGCCCTACGAGACCCCGACCGGACGCCTGCTCGGCGTGGTCCACTTCCAGCGGATGCTGCGCTACCCGCCTCATGAGCGCCTCGGCGCGATCATCGACGACACGGTGGAGCCCGTGACGACCGCCGCCAGCGCCGCCGAGGTAGCGCGCCTGCTGGCGAGCTACAACCTCGTCTCGCTGCCGGTCGTCGACCAGGCCCGCCACCTCGTCGGCACGGTCACGGTCGACGACGTCATCGATTACCTCCTGCCCGACGACTGGCGCTCGCAGGATGCGCCCCGCGACGTCCCGGAGGCCCAGCGATGA
- a CDS encoding DUF1003 domain-containing protein has protein sequence MARAPKSGFEAPRGRRASVLTRAPQPSRDRFGRFTEWIARAMGTPAFLLILTLFCVAWIVWNTAAPDQLRFDDAALGFTALTLMLSLQASYAAPLILLAQNRQDDRDRVQIEQDRQRAERNLADTEYLAREVVALRMALTDMQNEVVSRDVLRQELKTLLDRLDERDADRRGDASPTS, from the coding sequence ATGGCGCGGGCCCCGAAGTCGGGATTCGAGGCTCCGCGCGGGCGGCGGGCGAGCGTCCTGACACGCGCGCCGCAGCCCTCGCGCGACCGCTTCGGGCGCTTCACCGAGTGGATCGCTCGGGCCATGGGGACACCCGCGTTCCTGCTCATCCTCACGCTGTTCTGCGTCGCCTGGATCGTGTGGAACACCGCCGCACCCGATCAGCTCCGCTTCGACGACGCCGCCCTGGGCTTCACGGCCCTCACGCTCATGCTGTCGCTCCAAGCGTCGTACGCCGCTCCCCTCATCCTGCTCGCGCAGAACCGTCAGGACGATCGCGACCGCGTGCAGATCGAGCAGGACCGCCAGCGGGCCGAGCGCAACCTCGCCGACACCGAGTACCTCGCCCGCGAGGTCGTGGCCCTCCGCATGGCCCTCACCGACATGCAGAACGAGGTGGTGAGTCGCGACGTCCTCCGCCAGGAGCTCAAAACGCTCTTGGACCGCCTCGACGAGCGCGACGCCGATCGCCGCGGCGACGCCTCCCCGACCTCGTGA
- a CDS encoding Mrp/NBP35 family ATP-binding protein has translation MSAVAAEDVRRAVAAVIDPELRRPIGELDMVRGVVVDGAVAHVGIALTIVGCPAADRIEKDVRDAAASVAGVSDVAVEVGVMTPAERSALVERIRGTKRMAFTADSLTRVIAVTSGKGGVGKSTVTANLAVALAARGLAVGLIDADVHGFSIPGLLGLADADGRPPQPTRLDDLMLPPVAHGVKTISIGMFLPPDASPAVAWRGPMLHRTVQQFLTDVHFGDLDVLLIDMPPGTGDVAISVGQLLPHAEVLVVTTPQAAAAEVAVRSGVVARQTGQSILGVIENMAAFTLPDGSVVDLFGEGGGAAVAAALATDDVVVPLLGSVPLSPALRRGGDAGVPVVVGAPDDLAALAISRIADAITSTRRSLAGRSLPVSRT, from the coding sequence GTGAGCGCCGTTGCCGCAGAAGACGTCCGCCGGGCGGTGGCCGCGGTCATCGACCCCGAGCTGCGCCGCCCGATCGGCGAGCTCGACATGGTCCGGGGAGTCGTCGTGGACGGTGCCGTCGCTCACGTGGGCATCGCGCTGACCATCGTCGGGTGTCCCGCGGCTGATCGCATCGAGAAGGACGTCCGGGATGCCGCGGCATCCGTCGCCGGCGTGAGCGACGTCGCCGTGGAGGTCGGCGTCATGACGCCCGCGGAACGTTCGGCCCTCGTCGAGCGCATCCGCGGCACCAAGCGGATGGCGTTCACCGCCGACTCCCTGACCCGGGTCATCGCGGTCACGAGTGGCAAGGGCGGCGTGGGCAAGTCCACCGTGACCGCGAACCTCGCCGTCGCCCTCGCCGCTCGCGGACTCGCGGTGGGCCTCATCGACGCCGACGTCCACGGGTTCTCGATCCCGGGGCTCCTCGGTCTCGCGGACGCGGACGGTCGGCCACCACAGCCCACGCGGCTCGACGACCTCATGCTGCCTCCCGTCGCTCACGGCGTGAAGACGATCTCCATCGGCATGTTCCTTCCGCCGGACGCCTCCCCCGCCGTCGCGTGGCGCGGACCGATGCTCCACCGCACAGTGCAGCAGTTCCTCACGGACGTGCACTTCGGCGATCTCGACGTCCTGCTCATCGACATGCCCCCGGGCACCGGCGATGTCGCGATCTCGGTGGGACAGCTGCTGCCGCACGCGGAGGTGCTCGTGGTGACGACACCGCAGGCGGCCGCAGCCGAGGTCGCCGTCCGCAGCGGCGTCGTCGCCCGTCAGACCGGTCAGTCGATCCTCGGCGTCATCGAGAACATGGCGGCGTTCACTCTGCCCGACGGCTCCGTCGTCGACCTCTTCGGTGAGGGCGGCGGTGCAGCCGTCGCGGCGGCGCTCGCCACAGACGACGTCGTCGTCCCCCTTCTCGGATCGGTCCCCCTCAGCCCCGCGCTCCGCCGCGGCGGAGATGCGGGGGTCCCCGTGGTGGTGGGTGCACCGGACGACCTCGCGGCCCTCGCGATCTCCAGGATCGCCGACGCCATCACGTCGACGCGGCGCTCGCTCGCGGGGCGGTCTCTGCCGGTGTCGCGCACCTGA
- a CDS encoding general stress protein translates to MSMMGGAPKEHGATVAEYTAYEAAQKAVSTLIAADVPAQDIAIVGRGLRSVERVTGRLGYATAARSGAINGVLLGLLFAAIFVLGSPGAVLQLFVGVMLVGIALGMLLSIISYSILRRRRDFTSVTQVIADHYDVTVLPRSIGRAKQLLGAPAAPSSPPARPADPSEPPRYGERVDPGAPVPQAGERVDPVPAPVAGERVDPAEPPRYGERVDPAPAPPALPPHEGANPAGPDPQR, encoded by the coding sequence ATGAGCATGATGGGCGGAGCCCCCAAGGAACACGGCGCGACGGTCGCCGAGTACACGGCGTACGAGGCGGCGCAGAAGGCCGTCTCGACCCTGATCGCGGCCGACGTCCCGGCGCAGGACATCGCGATCGTCGGGCGTGGTCTGCGCTCGGTCGAGCGCGTCACGGGTCGTCTCGGCTACGCCACAGCGGCGCGTTCGGGCGCCATCAACGGCGTCCTGCTCGGGCTCCTGTTCGCGGCGATCTTCGTGCTCGGAAGCCCGGGAGCCGTCCTGCAGCTCTTCGTCGGCGTCATGCTCGTCGGTATCGCCCTCGGCATGCTGCTGAGCATCATCAGCTACTCGATCCTCCGGCGTCGGCGCGACTTCACCTCGGTGACCCAGGTGATCGCCGACCACTACGACGTCACCGTGCTGCCGCGCAGCATCGGCCGTGCGAAGCAGCTGCTCGGCGCACCCGCCGCTCCGTCGTCACCGCCGGCGCGGCCCGCCGATCCCTCCGAGCCGCCGCGGTACGGCGAGCGGGTCGATCCCGGCGCGCCGGTGCCGCAGGCGGGCGAACGCGTCGATCCGGTCCCGGCGCCCGTCGCGGGCGAGCGCGTCGACCCGGCGGAGCCGCCGCGGTACGGCGAGCGGGTCGATCCGGCACCGGCGCCGCCCGCGCTGCCTCCGCACGAGGGCGCGAACCCCGCAGGTCCCGACCCGCAGCGATGA
- a CDS encoding alpha/beta hydrolase family protein yields MIPVSLPSGGVELDAWIDEATDPIAVIALAHGAGAGHEHPFLEGVAHAWSAAGFTTVRFDFPYRHAGRRMPGPAAHAIETWSAVETYCRRLRPGIPFAAAGKSYGGRMASMAAAEGRIAPEALVYLGYPLHPPGRPENARAAHLPSVSAPQLFLAGTKDPFLQPLADLEAAVASCQVADIEWFEGGGHSFEVAGRKLPAHEVGAATARAAVPWLSERLQRPVA; encoded by the coding sequence ATGATCCCGGTCTCCCTGCCCTCGGGCGGGGTCGAGCTCGACGCCTGGATCGATGAGGCCACCGATCCGATCGCCGTGATCGCCCTCGCTCACGGCGCGGGTGCGGGCCACGAGCATCCCTTCCTCGAGGGCGTCGCGCACGCGTGGAGCGCAGCGGGCTTCACCACGGTCCGCTTCGACTTCCCCTATCGGCACGCCGGGCGACGGATGCCGGGTCCCGCCGCGCATGCGATCGAGACCTGGTCGGCTGTCGAGACCTACTGCCGCAGGCTGCGGCCCGGCATCCCGTTCGCGGCAGCAGGCAAGTCCTACGGCGGGCGCATGGCGTCGATGGCGGCCGCGGAGGGGCGGATCGCTCCCGAGGCGCTCGTCTACCTCGGCTACCCGCTGCACCCTCCCGGTCGCCCCGAGAACGCGCGCGCGGCGCATCTGCCGTCGGTGTCCGCACCGCAGCTGTTCCTTGCGGGCACGAAAGATCCGTTCCTGCAGCCGCTCGCCGACCTCGAGGCCGCTGTCGCGTCCTGCCAGGTCGCCGACATTGAATGGTTCGAGGGCGGCGGGCACTCGTTCGAGGTCGCTGGGAGGAAACTGCCCGCGCACGAGGTCGGTGCGGCCACGGCGCGGGCCGCCGTCCCATGGCTCTCTGAGCGGCTTCAGCGTCCCGTCGCGTAG